The Amycolatopsis sp. DG1A-15b genome contains the following window.
ACGCCGGGAAGCCCGGCACTGGACCGAGCGGCTGCGCACCAAGTACCGCCGCCTCGGCGACCCCGTCGGCACGCTTTCGGGCGGGAACCAGCAGAAGGTCGTACTGGCGAAGTGGCTGGCGATGGCACCGAAGGTGCTGATCGTCGACGAGCCGACGCGCGGCATCGACGTCGGCACGAAGGCCGAGGTGCACCGGCTGATGTCCTCGCTGGCCGCCGAAGGCGTCGCGATCGTGATGGTGTCCTCGGAACTGCCGGAGGTGCTGGGCATGGCCGACCGCGTGCTGGTGATGCGGGAGGGCCGGATCGTGGCCGAGCTCCCGCGCGCCGAGGCGACCGAGGACTCGGTGATGTTCGCCGCGATGGGGCAGGGAGCCGCCGCATGACTGTCACCGAGGAGGCCCGCGTGACGGAGGAACCGGCCGTCCCTTCGCGACGGTCGTGGCCCGCGAACGTGCTGAAGGCCCGCGAATCCGGCATCGTGCTCGCCCTGATCGTCCTGGTCGCCTTCACCGCGACGCAGAATTCCCGGTTCCTTTCGGGGCAGAGCATCCGCGACATCCTGCTGGGGACGGCGATCCTGGCGGTGCTCGCCGTCGGGCAGGCCATCGTGATGATCACCCGCAACATCGACCTCTCGGTCGGCTCGGTGCTCGGCCTGTCGGCGTTCGCCGTGGGCTCGCTGATGAAGGACAACCCGGGCCTGCCGGTGATCGTCGCGATCCTGGTGGGGCTCGGCGTGGGCGCGGTGTGCGGGCTGCTCAACGGCGCCCTGGTGCGCTTCGGCCAGGTGCCCGCGCTGGTCGTCACGCTCGGCACGCTGTATGCCTACCGCGGGGTCAGCTACTTCTGGGCCGGCGGTCAGCAGATCAACGCCGACAAGCTGCCGGCGTCCTTCCTGGACTTCGGCACCGCGTCGCTGCTCGGCGTGCCGTGGCTGGTCCTCATCGCGCTGCTGGTCCTGGTCGCCGCCGGGATCGTGCTGCGCAGCTA
Protein-coding sequences here:
- a CDS encoding ABC transporter permease, producing MTVTEEARVTEEPAVPSRRSWPANVLKARESGIVLALIVLVAFTATQNSRFLSGQSIRDILLGTAILAVLAVGQAIVMITRNIDLSVGSVLGLSAFAVGSLMKDNPGLPVIVAILVGLGVGAVCGLLNGALVRFGQVPALVVTLGTLYAYRGVSYFWAGGQQINADKLPASFLDFGTASLLGVPWLVLIALLVLVAAGIVLRSYRAGRELYAMGSSPQAAQLAGIRVGRNTSAAFLVSGALAGLAGVLFAARFGTVDAAAGTGYELNVVAAAVVGGVAVFGGSGSVWGAGLGALLLTVIGSALAVLDINQFWQQAIVGALILLAIGADRLVAVRVAKALKKRDSHV